Proteins encoded together in one Undibacterium sp. CCC3.4 window:
- a CDS encoding zonular occludens toxin domain-containing protein, giving the protein MPINAYTGLMGSGKSFECVVSVILPALCAGRRVVTNVDGIDNDACRAYCCEEWGVDLDQLGNVFHCTNDDVKKSTFLPCGSDEETFCLPGDMVCIDEAWRFWGTDCKLLKEHAIFFREHRHYVDEVSKVSCDLVLMVQDISDLHRQLKVVVELSFRTTKIKSLGLSKIYRVEMWEGYKQTVKSRVSVENKKYDPAIFPLYSSYVGGNGKELQVDKRQNILNSKKLWAMATGIIFLGGIGLYGVLHFFDASRYEKKIVTSIKSGVQDDKLSSVTPISANDHKNGSQGVSSVWRIVGNFQAGERFYIVIADSSGRIRVEHPSSFQNTGISMVGEVDGERVALWSGALDTHSALQELKK; this is encoded by the coding sequence ATGCCAATTAATGCCTATACCGGTTTAATGGGATCAGGGAAATCGTTTGAATGTGTGGTGTCAGTAATTCTTCCTGCGTTGTGTGCTGGTCGGCGTGTTGTTACAAACGTCGATGGTATTGATAACGATGCGTGCCGAGCGTATTGCTGCGAAGAATGGGGTGTGGACTTAGACCAGCTAGGGAATGTTTTTCATTGCACCAACGATGACGTAAAAAAATCTACCTTTTTACCGTGTGGATCGGACGAGGAAACTTTTTGCTTGCCTGGAGACATGGTTTGCATTGATGAAGCTTGGCGATTTTGGGGAACCGATTGCAAGCTTTTGAAAGAGCATGCAATATTTTTTCGTGAGCATCGTCACTATGTTGACGAGGTGTCGAAAGTTTCTTGCGATTTAGTGTTGATGGTGCAGGACATTTCTGATTTACATCGGCAGTTAAAAGTAGTGGTTGAGTTGAGTTTTAGAACAACGAAAATCAAGTCTCTCGGATTGAGTAAGATTTATCGGGTGGAAATGTGGGAGGGCTATAAACAGACTGTGAAAAGTCGTGTGTCTGTCGAAAACAAGAAATATGATCCAGCTATTTTTCCTTTGTATTCCTCTTACGTTGGTGGGAATGGCAAGGAATTACAGGTTGATAAACGTCAAAATATTTTGAATTCAAAAAAGCTGTGGGCTATGGCTACCGGAATTATTTTTCTCGGCGGTATTGGGTTATACGGTGTTTTGCATTTTTTTGATGCTTCTCGTTATGAGAAGAAGATCGTTACAAGCATCAAATCAGGCGTTCAAGACGATAAATTGAGTTCTGTTACACCAATCTCTGCAAACGATCATAAAAATGGCTCTCAGGGCGTCTCATCAGTTTGGCGCATTGTCGGAAACTTTCAAGCCGGCGAACGGTTTTATATTGTCATCGCTGATTCCTCGGGACGTATTCGCGTTGAACATCCATCCTCTTTTCAAAATACTGGAATTAGCATGGTGGGTGAAGTTGATGGCGAACGGGTGGCATTATGGTCCGGCGCTCTTGATACTCACTCTGCATTGCAGGAGTTAAAAAAATGA
- a CDS encoding DUF2523 family protein, whose product MFGIVLSVFNTALAWLVRSVLVKFVVFFGLYFITTEFVSVITNLLPSSSSLNGALSSIAANTAYFLDVFALQAGLSLVVSAYATRFLIRRLPIIG is encoded by the coding sequence ATGTTCGGAATCGTATTAAGTGTTTTCAATACCGCGCTGGCCTGGTTAGTGCGCTCCGTTCTCGTGAAATTTGTCGTTTTCTTTGGGCTGTATTTTATTACGACAGAATTTGTTTCAGTCATCACTAACTTATTACCTTCATCATCTTCGTTGAACGGAGCCCTTTCAAGTATTGCCGCAAATACAGCTTACTTTTTGGATGTATTCGCTTTACAGGCAGGTTTGTCCCTTGTGGTTTCTGCTTACGCCACGCGGTTCCTAATCCGTCGTTTGCCGATAATCGGTTGA
- a CDS encoding replication initiation factor domain-containing protein — protein sequence MKRLDDDLRNQRGTRLPARSDSEDGQPQGRVASSKKQAFAPSAEPLQANRGVHEQDYIDLVLADGAVKQVPKRAASNSKVFIDWLTFTANVDAFLRFNGYKAFTDDDIASAISLILHDMFGDGFGISKKNGFGMHFHKESFVIGDNMGIFCIGHRNNRFLVSISGDGWLNANPDAAEKLHKFLNQLNDHGADVRISRVDIAADYYTDGPTHDEFEEAYHRGEFVRQQRHINSKDAWPNYQVYGCIHTNRGLQAGITDAIGVRTSDLYLRRYDKGRQLGDPSSPWVRVELEIKNKDTIIPLDVLLMPETFFCQYPWLRNLRDSTAEKMETKRQRAEITVEASKKIIKTQFGKYLRVLRGLVDSDEELINQLQSDEDEWPKRLAKVAPQIFVPLHKQPIRSNVLFADEFATSDYGYTDGSGFTSSHTH from the coding sequence ATGAAACGCTTAGACGACGATCTCCGCAACCAACGCGGCACGCGCCTGCCCGCCCGCAGCGACAGCGAGGACGGACAGCCGCAGGGCCGGGTTGCGTCGTCTAAAAAACAAGCGTTTGCGCCAAGCGCTGAACCCCTCCAAGCTAATAGAGGGGTACATGAACAAGATTACATCGATCTAGTGTTGGCAGATGGTGCGGTAAAACAAGTTCCAAAGCGTGCGGCATCAAACAGTAAGGTATTTATTGACTGGCTTACGTTCACTGCGAATGTTGATGCTTTTCTTAGATTCAATGGCTATAAAGCTTTTACTGATGATGACATCGCAAGCGCTATCTCACTAATTTTGCATGACATGTTTGGTGATGGTTTTGGGATTAGTAAAAAGAACGGTTTTGGCATGCACTTTCATAAAGAAAGTTTCGTGATTGGTGACAACATGGGAATTTTTTGCATTGGTCATCGTAATAACCGTTTTTTAGTCTCGATTTCAGGTGACGGTTGGTTAAATGCCAATCCGGATGCAGCAGAAAAATTACATAAATTCTTAAATCAACTCAATGACCATGGTGCAGATGTTCGGATTAGTCGCGTAGATATTGCCGCCGACTATTACACCGATGGACCGACACATGACGAATTTGAAGAGGCATATCACCGAGGTGAATTCGTCCGCCAACAGCGCCACATTAATTCAAAAGATGCTTGGCCGAATTACCAAGTGTATGGCTGCATTCATACGAACCGTGGCCTGCAGGCCGGCATAACCGATGCTATTGGAGTTCGTACTTCGGACCTGTATTTGCGTCGCTATGACAAAGGCCGACAGTTAGGTGACCCAAGTTCGCCTTGGGTGCGAGTCGAATTGGAAATCAAAAATAAAGACACGATCATCCCTTTGGATGTGTTGCTGATGCCAGAAACCTTTTTCTGCCAATACCCATGGTTGCGCAATCTTCGGGACAGTACAGCTGAGAAAATGGAAACCAAGCGGCAACGCGCGGAAATTACTGTGGAAGCGTCCAAAAAAATCATTAAAACGCAATTTGGTAAGTATCTCCGCGTGTTGCGTGGCTTGGTTGATTCAGACGAAGAACTGATCAATCAGCTTCAATCTGATGAGGACGAATGGCCTAAGCGGCTAGCGAAAGTCGCACCACAAATATTTGTGCCTCTGCACAAACAACCAATAAGAAGCAACGTTTTATTTGCGGATGAATTCGCCACATCGGACTACGGCTACACCGATGGTTCTGGCTTTACCAGTAGTCATACACATTAA
- a CDS encoding tyrosine-type recombinase/integrase, with amino-acid sequence MAIKQNKTKTAWQVNIQPGGRSGKRIKKTFPTKAEALAWERHIQAKVQETPEWSPQKKDARTLSDLVDIWQRHHGSGLRAGADTYRRLLAMCTAMGNPRSDLFTADQFAEYRAKRINDGVTANNMNREQSYLRAVFNELIRLDHWKKENPLQKLRAFKIQEKELSYLAPEQITILLAELSQAQNPHVALVTKVCLSTGARWGEAESLRISQARSGVIQFVQTKSSKARAVPITPQLEEELKKHHDKYGNDERLFTTAYSAFRDALKRTELKLPAGQMTHILRHTFASHFIMNGGNILALQKVLGHHSLAMTMRYARLSPEHLQETRKLNPISALNLG; translated from the coding sequence ATGGCAATCAAGCAAAATAAAACAAAAACTGCTTGGCAAGTCAATATTCAACCAGGAGGGCGAAGTGGAAAGAGAATCAAAAAGACCTTCCCAACCAAAGCTGAAGCACTAGCCTGGGAACGTCACATTCAGGCAAAAGTGCAAGAAACACCCGAATGGTCACCGCAAAAAAAAGATGCTCGTACACTGTCCGATCTTGTCGATATATGGCAACGTCATCACGGCTCAGGGTTGCGGGCCGGAGCTGATACATATCGCCGCTTATTGGCAATGTGCACAGCAATGGGAAATCCTCGCAGCGACCTTTTTACAGCAGATCAGTTCGCTGAATATAGAGCGAAGCGTATTAACGATGGCGTGACTGCCAATAACATGAACCGCGAGCAATCATATTTACGAGCGGTATTTAATGAATTAATTCGACTCGATCACTGGAAGAAAGAAAATCCATTACAAAAACTGCGAGCATTCAAAATCCAGGAAAAAGAGCTTTCATATCTCGCGCCTGAACAAATAACAATACTATTAGCCGAATTAAGCCAGGCGCAAAATCCGCATGTCGCCCTGGTAACGAAAGTCTGCCTATCAACGGGCGCCAGGTGGGGAGAAGCTGAGTCATTACGGATATCCCAAGCCCGTAGCGGAGTCATTCAATTCGTTCAGACAAAATCGAGTAAAGCACGTGCTGTCCCGATCACGCCACAGCTCGAAGAAGAACTAAAAAAACACCATGATAAATACGGTAATGATGAACGCTTATTCACAACGGCCTACTCAGCATTTAGGGATGCATTAAAACGAACCGAGCTAAAACTGCCGGCAGGCCAAATGACACATATCCTGCGCCATACGTTCGCCAGCCATTTCATAATGAACGGCGGGAACATCCTGGCATTGCAAAAAGTCCTTGGTCATCACAGTTTGGCCATGACCATGCGGTACGCCCGTCTGTCACCAGAGCATTTGCAGGAAACAAGAAAACTGAATCCGATTAGTGCTTTAAATCTTGGTTGA
- the rpoD gene encoding RNA polymerase sigma factor RpoD, with product MLHATSKASVTTNKTDAKTVIKPTKKSVKLAPEVQEIKNGSAPTVSQTTDAAVLAAIDTSGYVLPGVKVPGRRGRKPKEYQPENEEIAALNAVERAEMKAIDKAKAKDRKAKEKALLKDAFSSDPEATEEELERRRQKLKTLIKLGKDRGYLTFAEINDHLPENVVDPEAIEGIIGTFNDMGVAVYEQAPDAETLLLSDNVVTVTTDDDEVEAAAEAALSTVDSDFGRTTDPVRMYMREMGSVELLTREGEIVIAKKIEEGLKDMIQAISACPTTIAEILAAADRIAADEIKIDELVDGLVDPNASDDAAPVAPPVVVVVDEDAEEEEDEEEEEEVDEEDAAAGAAAISSEQLEQMKRDALAKFEIISVNFDKMRKSYEKEGYNSKTYVKAQEAISNELLGIRFTAKVVEKLCDTLRGQVDEVRHIEKQILEVAVNRCGMPRSHFIKVFPGNETNLNWVVGEVNAGHSYSAILGRNVPSVQQLQQKLIDLQVRVVLPLPDLRNINKRMSAGEMKARKAKREMTEANLRLVISIAKKYTNRGLQFLDLIQEGNIGLMKAVDKFEYRRGYKFSTYATWWIRQAITRSIADQARTIRIPVHMIETINKMNRISRQILQETGVEPDPATLAIKMEMPEDKIRKIMKIAKEPISMETPIGDDDDSHLGDFIEDNHTLAPADAALHASMRNVVKDVLDSLTPREAKVLRMRFGVEMSTDHTLEEVGKQFDVTRERIRQIEAKALRKLRHPSRSDKLKSFLEGN from the coding sequence GTGCTTCACGCAACATCGAAAGCTTCCGTGACAACTAACAAAACCGATGCAAAGACAGTGATTAAGCCTACCAAGAAATCAGTAAAACTTGCTCCTGAAGTTCAGGAAATCAAGAATGGCTCTGCGCCTACCGTCAGCCAAACGACTGACGCTGCCGTGCTGGCCGCCATCGATACATCCGGTTATGTCTTGCCCGGCGTGAAAGTGCCTGGTCGTCGCGGCCGCAAGCCGAAAGAATACCAGCCTGAAAACGAAGAAATCGCGGCATTGAATGCGGTTGAACGTGCCGAAATGAAGGCGATCGACAAGGCCAAAGCGAAAGACCGTAAAGCCAAAGAAAAAGCCTTGCTCAAGGATGCGTTCTCGTCCGATCCGGAAGCGACCGAAGAAGAACTCGAACGCCGCCGTCAAAAGCTCAAAACCCTGATCAAGCTCGGTAAAGATCGCGGCTACCTGACTTTTGCTGAAATCAACGATCACTTGCCAGAAAACGTCGTCGATCCGGAAGCCATCGAAGGCATCATTGGTACCTTCAACGACATGGGTGTGGCAGTCTACGAGCAAGCCCCTGATGCCGAAACCTTGCTGTTATCCGACAATGTCGTCACCGTCACCACCGACGACGATGAAGTCGAAGCCGCTGCCGAGGCCGCGCTGTCGACGGTCGACTCCGATTTTGGTCGCACCACCGACCCGGTGCGCATGTACATGCGCGAAATGGGCTCGGTTGAGCTGCTGACGCGCGAAGGCGAAATCGTCATCGCCAAAAAGATCGAAGAAGGCCTCAAAGACATGATCCAGGCGATCTCCGCCTGCCCAACCACGATCGCGGAAATCCTCGCGGCGGCTGACCGTATCGCCGCCGATGAAATTAAAATCGATGAATTGGTCGATGGCTTGGTCGACCCGAATGCTTCCGACGATGCCGCACCGGTTGCGCCGCCGGTAGTGGTGGTGGTCGATGAAGATGCCGAAGAAGAGGAAGACGAAGAGGAAGAAGAAGAGGTCGATGAAGAAGACGCCGCTGCCGGCGCCGCTGCGATCTCGTCGGAACAACTCGAACAAATGAAGCGCGATGCGTTGGCCAAGTTTGAAATCATCTCGGTCAATTTCGATAAGATGCGCAAGTCTTACGAAAAAGAAGGCTACAACTCGAAAACCTATGTCAAGGCGCAAGAAGCCATCTCCAATGAATTATTGGGCATCCGTTTCACCGCCAAAGTAGTCGAAAAACTGTGCGACACCTTGCGTGGCCAAGTCGATGAAGTGCGCCATATCGAGAAGCAAATTCTGGAAGTGGCGGTCAATCGCTGCGGCATGCCGCGTTCGCATTTCATTAAAGTTTTTCCGGGCAATGAAACCAATCTCAACTGGGTGGTTGGCGAAGTCAATGCCGGTCATTCTTACAGCGCGATACTCGGCCGTAACGTGCCATCGGTACAGCAACTGCAGCAAAAACTGATCGACCTGCAAGTGCGCGTGGTCTTGCCTTTGCCTGATCTGCGCAACATCAATAAAAGGATGTCGGCCGGTGAAATGAAGGCCCGCAAAGCCAAACGCGAAATGACCGAAGCCAACTTGCGCTTGGTGATTTCGATCGCGAAGAAATACACCAACCGCGGCTTGCAATTCCTCGACTTGATCCAAGAAGGCAATATTGGTTTGATGAAAGCCGTCGACAAATTCGAATACCGTCGCGGCTACAAATTCTCGACCTATGCGACTTGGTGGATACGTCAGGCCATTACGCGTTCGATCGCCGATCAGGCGCGCACCATCCGTATTCCGGTGCACATGATAGAGACGATCAATAAAATGAATCGCATCTCGCGCCAGATCTTGCAAGAAACCGGGGTAGAGCCGGATCCGGCCACCTTGGCGATCAAAATGGAAATGCCGGAAGATAAAATCCGCAAGATCATGAAAATCGCCAAGGAACCGATTTCGATGGAAACACCGATCGGCGACGACGACGATTCGCATCTCGGCGATTTCATCGAAGACAACCACACCCTGGCACCGGCTGATGCGGCCTTGCATGCATCGATGCGCAATGTCGTCAAAGATGTGCTCGACTCGCTCACCCCACGCGAAGCCAAGGTCTTGCGCATGCGTTTCGGCGTGGAAATGTCGACCGATCACACGCTCGAAGAAGTCGGCAAGCAGTTTGACGTCACGCGCGAGCGCATTCGTCAAATAGAAGCCAAAGCGCTGCGCAAGCTGCGTCACCCGTCACGTTCGGATAAGCTCAAGAGCTTCCTCGAAGGGAATTAA
- the dnaG gene encoding DNA primase codes for MIPQSFIQDLLARVDIVDVVGGYVQLKKGGANYMGLCPFHNEKSPSFTVSPTKQFYHCFGCGAHGSSIGFLMEYSGLSYVDAIRDLAQNNGMIVPEEDRLLPAQRAEVQAKSLALSEVMTKAGDYYKQQLRTAPGAIAYLKKRGLTGEVAARFALGFAPDAWDSLRSVYGDYQAPELVEAGLVIDKSDEEGGQRKRYDRFRDRVMFPIRNTKGQIIGFGGRIMEQGEPKYLNSPETPLFQKGLELYGLFEARQAIREAGYVLVTEGYMDVVALAQMGFPQAVATLGTACTATHVQKLLRQTDHVVFSFDGDSAGRRAARRALDACLPHANDDKFIKFLFLPTEHDPDSYIRQFGADAFEQEVRGAMPLSQFFMREMISDNDLTTAEGRAKTQFDAKPMLQGMQASGLRLQIVRNLAQVTQTTPAEIEALFELAQPVARQKQAPPKSKRSAPVGLERQIMRILVAYPALAMLLDADLLAEAALLAPDGAAMLGQLVATAQSMGEGAQFAALAEQLRNVSADFDGLIAEVAEQTDTDPDLVKLELLGAIRQIRSQALKNEAERLASGGLQTDEARARWREIMQLQEELRKQAITEAANR; via the coding sequence GTGATACCGCAAAGTTTCATTCAAGATTTGCTGGCCCGCGTCGACATTGTCGACGTGGTGGGTGGCTACGTCCAGCTGAAAAAGGGCGGTGCCAACTACATGGGTTTATGCCCCTTCCATAACGAAAAATCGCCGAGCTTCACGGTCAGCCCGACCAAGCAGTTTTATCACTGCTTCGGTTGTGGTGCGCATGGTAGCTCGATCGGTTTTTTGATGGAATATTCCGGCCTCAGTTACGTCGATGCGATTCGCGATCTGGCCCAGAACAACGGCATGATCGTGCCGGAAGAAGATCGTTTGTTACCGGCGCAGCGCGCGGAAGTGCAAGCCAAAAGCCTGGCCTTGTCGGAAGTAATGACCAAGGCCGGCGATTACTACAAGCAACAGCTGCGCACGGCACCAGGCGCCATCGCCTACCTGAAAAAACGCGGTTTAACCGGCGAAGTGGCGGCCCGTTTTGCGCTCGGCTTCGCGCCCGATGCCTGGGACAGTTTGCGCAGCGTGTATGGCGATTACCAAGCCCCGGAGCTGGTGGAAGCCGGCTTAGTCATCGACAAAAGCGATGAGGAAGGCGGGCAACGCAAGCGTTATGATCGTTTCCGTGACCGCGTGATGTTCCCGATTCGCAATACCAAGGGGCAGATCATCGGTTTCGGTGGGCGTATCATGGAGCAGGGCGAACCGAAGTATTTGAATTCGCCGGAAACGCCGCTGTTTCAAAAAGGCTTGGAATTGTATGGCTTGTTCGAGGCACGCCAAGCCATTCGTGAAGCCGGCTATGTGCTGGTGACTGAAGGCTATATGGACGTGGTGGCGCTGGCGCAAATGGGTTTTCCCCAAGCGGTGGCGACGCTGGGCACGGCCTGTACCGCTACGCATGTGCAAAAACTGCTGCGCCAAACCGATCACGTGGTGTTCAGTTTCGATGGCGACAGCGCCGGTCGTCGCGCGGCGCGGCGCGCCCTCGATGCCTGTCTGCCGCACGCCAATGATGACAAATTCATCAAATTTTTATTCTTACCGACCGAGCACGATCCTGACAGTTACATTCGTCAATTCGGTGCCGACGCCTTCGAGCAGGAAGTCCGTGGTGCCATGCCGCTGTCGCAATTTTTCATGCGTGAAATGATCAGCGACAACGATTTGACCACCGCCGAAGGGCGCGCTAAAACCCAGTTCGATGCCAAGCCGATGTTGCAAGGTATGCAAGCTTCCGGTTTGCGTTTGCAAATCGTGCGCAATTTGGCGCAAGTCACGCAAACTACACCGGCGGAAATTGAAGCCCTGTTTGAACTTGCGCAGCCAGTTGCGCGTCAAAAGCAAGCGCCGCCGAAATCCAAGCGCAGTGCGCCGGTTGGTTTGGAGCGCCAGATCATGCGCATTCTGGTGGCTTACCCGGCCCTGGCGATGCTGCTCGATGCCGACTTATTGGCCGAAGCTGCCTTGCTGGCCCCCGACGGAGCGGCCATGCTCGGTCAGTTGGTTGCTACTGCGCAATCAATGGGTGAGGGCGCGCAATTTGCTGCCTTGGCCGAGCAATTACGCAATGTGAGTGCCGACTTCGATGGTTTGATTGCCGAGGTCGCCGAACAAACCGATACCGACCCTGACTTGGTCAAGCTCGAATTACTCGGCGCAATCCGGCAGATTCGTTCACAGGCCTTGAAAAACGAGGCCGAGCGTTTGGCTTCGGGTGGCTTGCAAACCGATGAGGCACGCGCGCGTTGGCGAGAAATCATGCAATTGCAAGAAGAATTGCGCAAGCAAGCGATCACCGAAGCCGCCAATCGTTGA
- a CDS encoding GatB/YqeY domain-containing protein has protein sequence MSLKEQITEDMKAAMRAKEAVKLGTIRLLTAAMKQREVDERIELDDAMVLAIIEKMIKQRKDSIQQFEAGARQDLADIEKAELLVLSAYMPAALSDEEVAAAVTAAVAQTGAAGPQDMRKVIDVLKTQLAGRADMGKVSGLVKAALTR, from the coding sequence ATGAGTTTGAAAGAACAAATTACCGAAGACATGAAAGCCGCCATGCGTGCCAAGGAAGCCGTCAAGCTCGGCACCATCCGTCTGTTGACTGCCGCGATGAAACAACGCGAAGTCGATGAACGCATTGAGCTCGACGACGCGATGGTCTTGGCGATCATAGAAAAAATGATCAAACAGCGCAAAGATTCGATACAGCAATTCGAAGCCGGTGCCCGCCAAGATTTGGCCGACATCGAAAAAGCCGAATTGCTGGTCTTATCGGCCTATATGCCGGCTGCCTTGTCGGATGAAGAAGTGGCTGCGGCCGTGACTGCAGCAGTGGCGCAAACCGGCGCAGCCGGCCCGCAAGACATGCGCAAGGTCATCGACGTGCTTAAAACCCAGTTGGCCGGTCGTGCTGACATGGGTAAGGTATCGGGCTTGGTTAAAGCCGCGTTGACGCGTTAA
- the rpsU gene encoding 30S ribosomal protein S21, whose protein sequence is MTTIRLKENEPFEVAMRRFKRTIEKTGLLTELRAREFYEKPTAERKRKLAAAVKRHYKRIRSQQLPKKMY, encoded by the coding sequence ATGACCACAATTCGCCTTAAAGAAAACGAGCCGTTCGAAGTCGCCATGCGCCGCTTCAAGCGCACTATCGAAAAGACCGGTCTGTTGACCGAATTGCGTGCTCGCGAGTTCTACGAGAAGCCAACTGCAGAGCGCAAGCGTAAGCTGGCGGCCGCAGTTAAGCGTCACTACAAACGCATTCGTAGTCAGCAATTGCCTAAGAAAATGTATTGA
- a CDS encoding NAD(P)/FAD-dependent oxidoreductase, giving the protein MNQQYDVAVIGAGAAGMMCAAVAAARGRRVVLIDHATRLAEKIRISGGGRCNFTNLETGPANFLSDNPHFCKSALSRYTPQDFLALLKRHGVAWHEKHKGQLFCDDSAEDIIRVLKTECDRAGVSWRMPCSVAAVAPAAAGGFVLETATGSIAVSSVVIASGGLSIPKIGATDFAHQIARQFGLKVIEPRPALVPLSFALRDWEAFVPLAGIALAVTVETGEKKQRALFREDILFTHRGLSGPGILQISSFWQAGAPIRLNLLPDCELAAELIAAKSSSKKNLANYLAQYLPQRLADGLLAAHGFDGQQKIADMQDKRLRELGQKINQWEIVPDGSEGYRKAEVTRGGVDTRALSQQSMMANAVPGLYFIGEAIDVTGWLGGYNFQWAWASGSAAGQAV; this is encoded by the coding sequence ATGAACCAGCAATATGATGTCGCCGTGATCGGTGCCGGTGCCGCCGGAATGATGTGTGCGGCCGTCGCCGCTGCACGTGGCCGCCGCGTGGTACTGATTGATCACGCCACCCGCTTGGCCGAGAAAATCCGCATTTCCGGTGGCGGACGCTGCAACTTCACCAATCTAGAAACTGGGCCGGCGAATTTCTTATCGGACAACCCGCATTTCTGCAAAAGCGCCTTGTCGCGCTACACACCGCAGGATTTTTTAGCCTTGCTCAAACGGCACGGCGTGGCTTGGCATGAAAAGCACAAAGGCCAGTTATTCTGCGACGACAGCGCCGAAGACATTATCCGCGTCCTCAAAACTGAATGCGATCGCGCCGGCGTAAGCTGGCGCATGCCATGCAGCGTGGCGGCAGTTGCGCCAGCGGCCGCTGGTGGCTTCGTGCTTGAGACTGCCACCGGCAGCATAGCAGTGAGCAGTGTGGTGATCGCCAGCGGTGGCCTATCGATACCGAAAATCGGTGCCACCGACTTCGCCCATCAGATTGCGCGCCAATTCGGCCTCAAAGTCATCGAGCCGCGGCCAGCCTTGGTACCCCTGAGCTTCGCCCTGCGCGATTGGGAAGCCTTCGTGCCGCTGGCCGGTATCGCGCTGGCCGTGACCGTTGAAACCGGCGAAAAGAAGCAACGCGCGCTGTTTCGTGAAGACATCTTATTCACCCACCGCGGCTTGTCTGGTCCCGGCATTTTGCAGATTTCCAGTTTTTGGCAAGCAGGCGCGCCGATACGCCTGAATTTACTGCCCGACTGTGAATTGGCCGCGGAACTGATTGCCGCCAAGAGCAGCAGTAAAAAAAATCTGGCTAATTATTTAGCCCAATACCTGCCGCAACGCTTGGCCGACGGATTATTGGCCGCGCATGGTTTCGACGGACAACAAAAAATCGCTGACATGCAAGATAAACGCTTGCGCGAACTCGGACAAAAAATCAACCAGTGGGAAATTGTGCCGGATGGCTCGGAAGGCTACCGCAAGGCTGAAGTGACACGCGGTGGCGTTGACACCCGGGCGCTGTCGCAGCAAAGCATGATGGCCAATGCTGTGCCAGGCTTGTATTTCATCGGCGAAGCCATCGATGTGACCGGCTGGTTAGGTGGTTATAACTTCCAATGGGCATGGGCTTCGGGTTCGGCAGCCGGGCAGGCGGTGTGA